CCGAGTACGCTGGTGCCCTTGATGCTTTCCGGGATGACGCTGGCGCTCAGGGCTTCCAGCGAGTCGAAACCCAGGGTCGCGAGCATGGCCTGTTCGTCAGCGGCGCGCGGGCCAATGTGACGGGCGATGAATTCGTTGGCGGTGCTCAATTCGATACGGTCAGTCATGTCGTGCTCCTCAGGCTTCAGCGTTGGCTTTGATCAGGCGGTCGTAGGCGTCCTGATCCAGCAGGCCATCGATGGCGCTGGCGTCTTGCGGGATAAAACGGAAGAACCAGCCTGCGCCCAAAGCGTCTTCGTTGACCAGTTCCGGGGTGCTGTTCAGGGCCGAATTGACCTCGACCACTTCGCCATCAAGCGGCATATTGATGCTGCTCGCGGCCTTCACCGATTCTACGACCGAAGCCTCGGCGTGTTGACGATAAGCCTGCAATTCCGGGAGTTGCACATACACCACGTCGCCCAGGGATTCTTGCGCATAAGGCGTGATGCCAACCGTGACACTGCCATCGGCTTCGGCACGCAGCCATTCGTGGTCAACGGTGAATCGCAACTCGCTCATAAAAACTCCTCAAGGGGACAAAGGCTCGTGCCAGGCGCGAGCGTAATGAGCTTGTACTAAGCAAGTTTGCGGCCAAGGTTGTTTGGGTCAATGAAATCGGGGGTTTGCAGGTTTTTTGCCAGATCGGGCACAGGTCTGGTGTAGCGAAATCGCTACAGTTTGAGGTCGCTGGCAATGGCTTGTTTGCGCAAGGGCCAGGCGGGCATGGATATGCCGAGGTCGTAGCGATATCGTTACGAGTGTATTGAAATCGGTACGTGAGCTGTCAGTGGGATCAACCCTTTCCGGAAATCCCGTATTTGCGCAGCCGATGGGCAATCGCGGTGTGTGAAGTCTGCAACCGCGCTGCCAACTGGCGCGTGGACGGGTGTTCGCCGTAGAGCTTTTCCAGCAGCGACTTTTCGAACTGTTCGACGGCCTGTTCCAGGCTGCCGACCTCACCCTCATTGACTCCGGCAACCGCAGTGCCGGCGATGTCCAGATCACCGATATCCACCAGATTGCTTTCGCTGATCGCGGCGGCGCGGAAAATCACGTTCTGCAATTGGCGCACGTTGCCCGGCCAGCGGTTGCTGAGCAGCGCCGGATAGGTTCCGGGCGCCAGGCGACACACTGGACGCTGGATCTGCGCGCACGCCTGTTCCATGAAATACCGCGCCAGCAGCAGAATGTCCTGGCCGCGATCACGCAACGGCGGCACTTCGAGATTGAGCACATTGAGGCGATAGAACAAGTCTTCGCGGAACGTGCCTTCG
This genomic window from Pseudomonas sp. G.S.17 contains:
- the gcvH gene encoding glycine cleavage system protein GcvH, whose translation is MSELRFTVDHEWLRAEADGSVTVGITPYAQESLGDVVYVQLPELQAYRQHAEASVVESVKAASSINMPLDGEVVEVNSALNSTPELVNEDALGAGWFFRFIPQDASAIDGLLDQDAYDRLIKANAEA